In Fragaria vesca subsp. vesca linkage group LG5, FraVesHawaii_1.0, whole genome shotgun sequence, the genomic stretch TTTTGGATATGACAACCATAATCACACGATCAAAAAGCCCATCTTTCTTAGCTTGTGCACCAACATGTTTGACCATAGTCGTCTTTCCAACGCCAGCTACCCCATGCACCCCAAGGACAGTGACTTGATCATCTTTTAACACCTTCATGACCTCATCCATGGCTTGCCTTGTCGCTTCAAATGTTCCAAAAGTTCTGTTGGGTGCTTGAAGTACTTTTTCCAACAAATGTTCCACAATGTCATCGATTAGTTCTAACTCCGTCCTACAAGGAAGAAGGGTTCAAAATAATCTTCACCCAAATAATAAATTGAAAGTACAAGTATTGTAAACATATGCTTACGGAAAACGGTTTAAATCCCACCCAGAGATTCCTGCCACTCCTTTTAATGCAGCTCTCCACTGGTTCGTCTTCTCAATGTCATGTCTAGCTTCATGCTTGACGAAAGCTTCACCAAAACTGGTCTCTTTCTTTTGATATCGTACGACAGCGGGATCCAACTTATAAAAAATTGGGAGAATTGTGTCCTTACCCTCCATGCATTCAAAAATCTTTGTAAGTTCATCCAAACACCATGCAGAATCAGCATACTTCTCGGAAAACACAATAATCGCAAACCTTGATTCTTCGATTGCCCTTAGGAGATTTGAAGCAATAACAGTCCCTTTTTTCAGTTGCACATCATCCTTGAAAGTTTTAATCGCTCTGGTTTTTTGCAATTCACGGTATAAATAGGCTATAAAACCCTTTCGAGTATCTTCCCCCCTGAAACTCAAAAACACATCATACTTCACCCGAGGATCTCCCACAGCTGGTGAAGATGGAGACGTAGAGGGGACAGCTATCTCTTCTTCAAGATGATTTTCATCGGTGTTTTGTGTTTCGTGACCCAAATGGGTGACAAAACCCCTATGATTGTCCTCTCCCCTGGTATTCAAAAACTCATCATTTTGCTGCCCAATAACTGGTGAAGTAGATGGGAGGGCTACCCCGTTTTCAGGATCTCCCACAGCTAGTGAAGGTGGAGACGTAGAGGGGACAGCTATCTCATCTTCAACATGATTTGCATCGGTGTTTTGTGTTTCGTGACCCAAATGGGTGACAAAACCCCTATGATTGTCCTCTTCCCTGGTATTCAAAAACTCATCATTTTGTTGCCCAATAACTGGTGATGTAGATGGGAGGGCTACCCCGTTTTCAGGATCTCCCACAGCAGGTGAAGGTGGAGACGTAGAGGGAATAACTATCTCTTCTTCAACATGATTTTCATCGGTGTTTTGTGTTTCGTGTTCCCTGAATGTTCTATTTACTCCTGTGTTTTGCAATTCATGGTCTGAATGGGCTACAAAACCCCTGCGAGTGTCTTCTATCCCGAAACCTGAAAGCACATCATTCTTCACAGGAGCTGGCTCAGGCTGGGGAGCTGGTAAGAGATGTGGATGATTTTAGGGTGGTGGTCAGGAAACTGAAATACAACAAAATCTAAACGGATTCTCAATAACAGTCAAGCAACCAACAAATATATTCACAGTGCTGGAAACAACCAAAATGTATAGTGATTTAAATGACGCTAACAAGTGAAGTGTCATCGAACTTGGAAGTCATAAGTGTTACTTGTGACATTATACACCTACATAGTTATGAGAGTTTAGGCTTCCTGTTGGAAAGTGTAGTAATAATAATTCTAGAAAAAGATTCTAGCTGGAGATACCTCCAACAAATCACCAAACAGAGAGACAGAGCTGATAATAACTTACAAGCCATGGACCGAACATCTCCTGTTGTTTCAAAATCTCCTGTCAACTCTGTAACTCGTCTACTGCACTCTTCCGCAACGTGTCTGATAAGTTCTCCTTCATACCTATTTAAGGAATAAGGAACGGTCCAATAATAAGGACAAACCCAAAGGTAATTTATGCACGTATAACTCTCTTGTTAAAATAGTTTCATCATACTTACCCATAATTACTTGAATCGAAGCCAGAGAGATTGGCCACCATTGTTAAAACACGTCTCCACTTCAAGACCTTGTCTCTTTCAAATCTGTCTTCAAAGCGAGCCAAGCCTTCTCCAAAACTCCCAGTTTGGCGTCGCACATCAGAGGGATCCACTTTATAAAAGATTGGCAGAATTCTTTTCTGGCCTCCCATGCATTCAAAAATCTTCGCAAGTTCTTCCAAGCACCATGAAGAACCAGCAAAATTTGGTGAGAGAACAACGAGGGCAAACCTTGACTCTTCAATTGCCTTTAGAAGATACGGAACTATAAGCTGCCCTTTTGCATCTGGTCCGTCATCCCTTGCTATGTTCAGGTTTTCTGTATTTTGCAATTCATCGTGTAAGTGGGACAGAAAACCGTTACGAGTGTCCATACCCCTGAAATTTATAAACACATCATGCTTCCATCGAGGAGCTGATTTCAGCTCAAGGAAGCCATGTCAGTTGGTCTGTTAGGTTGATCAAGCCCATTGAAAACAATTAATGAAAAATTAACCAAAAAAGAAGAAGGCAGATCAGAAACCACACTGAATTCAAAACCCCACAACAAGCTAAAAGCTAATGGAAAGAGAGCATTTGAATTAACCGATTAATAACTTACAAATTTCATCTGTTGCTTGTCTTGTTTCACTTTCAATAGGTCTACTGCAGATAAATTCCACGATTTGTTTGACAAATTGTCTTTCTGACCTATAATGAAGAAGGGTCAGCTGATGTTCCTGGAAATAAACCCAAACTAAAGTACCTTACTATTATTAAGAATAGGAAAGTCTCATCATGATTCATGCTTACTCATAATCATTTTTTGACCAGCCAAAGATGTCGCTCACTGTAAGCAATGCGTCTTTCCACTTCCTCAGCCTCTCTGTTTGATCTCCAAACCTCTGTTCATGTTCAACGAAGGCATGTCCATACGCCCCCCTTTGATGACGCACATCAGAGGGATCCAAATGATAGAAAACTGGCAGAACTACTGTTTCCTTAAAATCCATGCACTGAATGATCTGTGTGAGTTCATCCAAACACCAACTGGAAGAAGCATAGTTTTCCGACAGAACAACGATTGCAAATCTTGATTCTTGAATTGCCTCTAGGATAACTTGAGAGATCCCCTCACCTCTATCCAAAATCATTTCGTCGTTATCCATGAATGTCTTGATTTCTCTCTTTTGCAATTCATTGTACAAATAAGAAGTAAAACCCCGGCCAGTGTCTTCATGCCGGAAACTCAAAAACACGTCATACTTCCACCGAGGAGCCGCCGATGATTCAGCTGATGTAGGAAGCGATGCAGAGGCAGTTGGGGTGTTCAAGGCCATTGTTAACAACCAAAAGAAAACAAAGTCTAGGCAGAAACGCAATAAGAAGAAAAGCACAGAAGAAACTGGAAACCACAAGAAAAGAGAAATCGATCAGAAACTGTAATAAATATTTTCTTTTTCTGGTAGCGAAGGAAAAAACTACAGAGAAGCATCTCTAGTGCGCACTAAACTATAGTGGTTGTTAGCTAAAATAAGTTCCATTGGCAGATCCAGGATGCTATCCAAACAAGTCCCGCCAAGATTACAAGTCAATTTGCCTTTATTTAGTGTTTTCTTTTCTTTTGGTCCGAGTCTTTATCTATACGAAAGAACTAACCCTAAGGTATAACTAATGCTAAATCAAAAGAATAAGGAAGCACCGTTAGAAAAAGACTGCCCATGTTTAGAATGGGCTTTTATTGTTTGACATGTCATATGCGAGCCCATATATATTCTTGGGCCGATATTGCAAGTCCATGCTACTTCTGGACTATTGTCAGAGCACCTTGATTTCCACGGAATAGCCCAGTATCAAGCCACAAAATCCTCCAAATCACAAGAACAAAGTCTTGAATAATTTCTTATACGAATTCTATCATTTTCTAACTTTCAAAAATCGTACAAAAAACGTTGGCGTGGATTTTGAGTTACGTAAATAAATAGCTGTGGTTCTAGTTTTAACTTTCTCTTTTATAATAAAAGCCTAACATCATGACAACAATAATCACGATAATATCACTTAACTTGATACGTTCATTGTAGGACAAAAACAGAAGGAGAAAAAGAAAATGTAATGTGGTAAGTTTGACAAGCAAATCTATATGCACTGTATATGAACTTTGGTTATTCTCAAACAATTTTTTGACATTCATTCCTAACAAACAAGAAAATCGGATATATCAAAAGTTGATTATTGACACGGCCGGGTCAGGCCTCATGGATCCGGATCAGGCAACTGGGTCCCCCATCTGCAATGCAGCTCAGCTCGTGGAAGTGATTCAATGAAACAACTTTTGCCGACAGACTTCACGTACTCTGGAGCAACCATGAGTCATTGACCCTCATCTACCCAACGTCCCAACCTCATCAAGGACATTGTCCTTCAGTTTGTAATCAATACCCTATAAATCAAGGGATGGATGGCTTTTTACCCTTGAAAAAAAATATATGAAATTTAGTACAAAAATGAAGGATTGCTGCCCCATAATAGTAACCTTTACTACAGTTCCAGATTTCCAGTTCAGTAAAAAGATGATGGATTTTTATGTGCCGACACTTCGGTAGAACTATTTTGGGTTTTTACTTCCCACTAGGGTTGCTTTCTTTTGGGTTCAAAAAGGTCTAGAGCAGGAAGAAAGGGAAAATGATATCTTCTGCATGTAGAGGCTTTAGGTTTTACTTCTCGTGCATTTTTTTCCCCTTTTATTGATTTATTCCTTTCTAAAATAGATGACAACCAAGTATATGTCTTTTGAGCTTTCTATGCTTCAATGGTTGTGAACTAAAGTGGTTTGTGGTTTACAACTTAACATGGATTTGGGTAAGCATTCAAATTCGGGCTCTAATTCTTAGCTCTAAACATTACTTATGATAATAACAAGTATGTCTTACGAGGAACACAAAATAGGTAAAAATGGTGTGAGTTAAAGAAATTTTAAAGGAAAATGAATCCATGTCATGTAAAAAAAGAATTTCCAAATATTTGTCACTAAATATCAGTCAACTTCAACATGATTGTAATCAGCTAATATCAATTTAGGAGATAAGTCATATATATATGGATGGAAAATTACGGATGTCTGGTTTTCAGAACTTTTTATTAGAGTAACACTTCTCAAATTGTAATCCACACTCTCACTTTTCATTTCTGGTCATTAAAATTTGTCCCTAGTAACTTAACTTTTGTCTTTTTATATAAATGATGACTAAAAATAAAAAATAAGAGTGTGAATTATAATTTGAAAAGCGTGAATTTCACATCCCTACAATTATTGGTTTCAACTGTTAAAAGATCCAAGTATACAGTGATGAGATTAGACCACACTCCATGCAAACAAGAAGTCAAATATTTGCCAAAGAAAAGAAGATGGGGGGTTGGTAATAATAAGATTATTGGCTCAAATGGGTCAAACACAGATACACGAGTCTTGAAGTTTCTTCAACTCCAACTTCCCCAGATCGGGATGTTCCCATATGATCTATTTTCTCAATTAGTTTATGTCTCTAATATTTGTCCCTCGCAATTATAATATTGTCACCGCCAAACTTTAATAATGAACATGATCTTTGCATAAACAAATATGCGTAGGGTACAATCTAGAAATCTAATCATGGAATAATAGGAAGACATTGCCAGCACTGTTTGCTCTTAGAAATCTAAGCATATACTAATTAATATAAAAGCCTAATATATAATTACAAGGCACTGTTCAAAAGTCCCCATTTGTAACCTTCAAAGGGTATTATAAAAACAAATACGAGTCTTGTAACCAAAAAAGAACAAATACGAGTCATGACCAAGTTCTAGCAAGATTGAATTATAAATTTTGAATGTGACAAGTCGAGGTCGTGTTCTTAGTGTCAATTTTAAATAATCATTTTGCATGAGGGACAAGAATAAAGGTTGTGAAAAAGCAAGTCAGAGAAGAAGACGAAAGTAGTTGGACCATTCTGGTGCCCTATTCAATTGTAGCCAAAATCATGGTCGAATCCAACGCCTACCTCTCTCTATCTGGGTAAGTCTTGAAGGACTTCCTTCAGAGTCCACCGGCAAAACCTTGATCATGTACTTGATGTTTATATATCACAATAGGTGAATAGGTTCAGGATATCACATTATCTGTTGTCACTTGTGAGCTTAACGTTTTTGAAACAAAACATATGCACTAAACGTAGTCACAAACGTATACGTTGTGACGTACTCATGAATAATCTGCTCTGATATTACGTCATATTAGCACCATAAAAGTCTAGTGTGATCTGATAAATGCAGACTGATTTGATGTGTTACGTATCGTGGATCCGGGGCAACTAACATGCTTGATAAAATGCCTCGAAGAGCAACAAGTTCTACGGAGTACGTAAAACTTTAGACTTTTGCTGCAATGCAAAGTGGAATTTGAGATAGAACTTCTGAATAGGACTAGAGTAAGTTCCAAAATAAGCGTAATGGCCAAATATAGATACATTAGCACCATCAGTCTTTACCAAAAGCAAAGATTTCTTGTTGGGGGAAATCTTATAAATGAATAATTTAACTCCTCAGACAACTATGAAATGTCTACTACCCTACAACTTTTGTACATCAACATTTTCAATTTTTTTTTTCTAAGGACCAAAATTTTGAATGTGGAGTGAATAAATTAAGAGATATGGCCTAAGAATCAATTAAGGGAGGGAAAGAAGAAGCAAAGAGGAATAGGGGATTATGAAAAGAAAGAAGCCTGCTTCCATTCCTAAATTGATCAAACTGTTGTTGCTATTTCACTGATCTCACCCTCTTTACATAAACCAACATCTATAACCATGGTTCCTTTCTTCTTCGAGTTTCTGACCCTGCAGCAATTTCTCCTCGGAGACTGGCAATGCAGATTAAAACAAACAAAGAAAAACAAAACACGTTAACCATTTTTGTTTGGAACATATAGTAAGCAGTAGATAGTGATGATAACATTGTTAAAGCTTTTCAAAATTACTTACTCTATTCCATAGCTGAGGGTCAGGCTTCTTATAGACCTCCACTTTCTCAAATGCAGCAGGATCAGCCATCTTCCACTTGCACAAGGGATGAGGGACACGATGCTGGACATACTCGCTGAATGTCGTATTCATAGTAGAATTGAATTTTACCTTTGACAAGTAAAACACAAAAGGTTTCTGGCAAGGGTTTCGGCTAACTGGACGAGTGTTGAATGCATAGGCTGTATAATCTGCTCTTCTGTACCAGTTCAAAAATGTCCGGGAAGGCATTTCCATCTCCCGGGGTGAAAAAACTCCTCGAAAAATTTGGACAGCAAAGCCCCATGAAACGGAAATGGTCCAGCTCCTTGACTTGTCATAGCAGATGGATTGTTGCATAATTCCTGCCGAGTCCAGCTTCACTGGGACCATAAGCCGCTGAAGGGCTTGAACTCGGGTCACATTGGGGAAGATGGGCTCAACCACATCAAGATGATGCATTGTCACCAAGGGTGCTACCGGGTGCGCTGCAAGGAGCCCGAATAGGTTCCCATACACATCATACTGTACCACCATTGATAAGAAAAAAAAGCAGGGTCAAGCAATAGTTACAATGACTCGGCATAACTGTAAAACTTAACCATACAAACCTCACTAGGAAAGGAATACAAAAGATCCACACTCAACCTCTACACTTAAATAGGAAACTGGACAATCACACCAAATTCTACTACCACACGGCCTAAAGAACCACCCACTAAACCGTTAATACTATAAATGTACGTTTTCAAAGCTTTTTTTATGGTGCTTTAAAAATTGGATGGTTTAACAATCTAATGAACCAAGAGTTGAGTAAGGGACTCAACCAAATGAGGATATCCCTTTAGCTATCTTCAGTCGAAAAGCCAAATGCATAACATTTCGGAACAAGACACTCAACAAAATATCTGCGTTCTATTAATAAGGTTAACTAAATATAACAACAACTTCCAATACTCGCAGCAAATTTACCAATGCCTGCTATGCTACCATGCCAAAACTTCTTCAAACCAAGAAATGGACTCGAGGGTTTTAACTTTTAACTATATATTCCCCCTAGGAAACATACAAAGATGCTAAACTACCCTCATCTCTGAGTTTGGTCAAGTTGAAGTTTTTCAATCACAGCGGAGCGTGACGTCCACGAAATCATAAATGCTCGTGGGCATAACATAAGACTCAGTGACTCACCCCTATTCAGCTGTTCTTGTGTTCTACTGAGCTGTAGGACACAAACCTGGTCTAACCCATCTTACACGTGGACCCCTCACGTCAACATTGAGCTAATCCACCGCTTAATGTTCCCAGACCAATATCAATGTCAGATCCCATTCACCCTCCACCAGCCTAGCAAACATGGAACTTCCCGAACCCGGAAACTAACCGGAACACATTACCCACTTCAATTACATTCACCAACTTCATAATAAAAGCGTATTCAATTCGTGCAGTTTCAGAACTAAATAACCTACATTGACTACTCCAATCCGTTTCGGCCGGAATAAATAATCAAACTTTGAACCCAGAAAGATTAAAATTAAAAAATTTACCCAAATTGGAGTAACAAGTATTGAAATTGAGCGAGGGTAATTGACGGACCTGGTGAAAGCCGAGTTCTTTAGTGAGCGGAACACCGAGTTCGGCCATGCAAGCTTGCATTCTATCATCGGAGCCGTACAAACCGGGATAACGTTGTATACACCTGTCTTGCATTTTACTCAGGGCCTTCGCCAGAGGGTAGCTTATAGCGAAACCGCCGCCGCCGTACGCCATGCCGTACGAGAAGAAGATGTTCTGCAAGTGTGACTCCGAA encodes the following:
- the LOC101315437 gene encoding uncharacterized protein LOC101315437 — encoded protein: MALNTPTASASLPTSAESSAAPRWKYDVFLSFRHEDTGRGFTSYLYNELQKREIKTFMDNDEMILDRGEGISQVILEAIQESRFAIVVLSENYASSSWCLDELTQIIQCMDFKETVVLPVFYHLDPSDVRHQRGAYGHAFVEHEQRFGDQTERLRKWKDALLTVSDIFGWSKNDYESERQFVKQIVEFICSRPIESETRQATDEISPRWKHDVFINFRGMDTRNGFLSHLHDELQNTENLNIARDDGPDAKGQLIVPYLLKAIEESRFALVVLSPNFAGSSWCLEELAKIFECMGGQKRILPIFYKVDPSDVRRQTGSFGEGLARFEDRFERDKVLKWRRVLTMVANLSGFDSSNYGYEGELIRHVAEECSRRVTELTGDFETTGDVRSMASPQPEPAPVKNDVLSGFGIEDTRRGFVAHSDHELQNTGVNRTFREHETQNTDENHVEEEIVIPSTSPPSPAVGDPENGVALPSTSPVIGQQNDEFLNTREEDNHRGFVTHLGHETQNTDANHVEDEIAVPSTSPPSLAVGDPENGVALPSTSPVIGQQNDEFLNTRGEDNHRGFVTHLGHETQNTDENHLEEEIAVPSTSPSSPAVGDPRVKYDVFLSFRGEDTRKGFIAYLYRELQKTRAIKTFKDDVQLKKGTVIASNLLRAIEESRFAIIVFSEKYADSAWCLDELTKIFECMEGKDTILPIFYKLDPAVVRYQKKETSFGEAFVKHEARHDIEKTNQWRAALKGVAGISGTELELIDDIVEHLLEKVLQAPNRTFGTFEATRQAMDEVMKVLKDDQVTVLGVHGVAGVGKTTMVKHVGAQAKKDGLFDRWTWTHSWLWGYSIISLMRNKLHKLPKYLVCSKLQILLLQSNAGICDIPETFLQSPNALRVFDLSSTSISSLPQSFNVLTSLQALNLDFCSNLSEISVLENLKKLEILSMRELPLKNLPKQIGNLTNLRKLDVTGRSLETIPSEVLSKLCRLEELHLKFQFGKWGSKIEDASEETNANFDELTGLPDLNILEVYISDATCLPQSVEYFKPNWVEFDICISRDVLLPQYDGFSRTLTLDTTINSLPDWFISIVTAKVEQLEYTNCDDLNDLVGEYDHGRLFVLKYLSVNGHHKNLKEIINTMRRVSNKPVFENLEELHLHCLYSLEELCVGELPPGSLRKLKLLKVQTCHSLVNALLSLTLLPRLQNLEKIICVHLDRMKYVFGSDEVGVDPEKIFLRKLREMRLCALEELVRICNGPASHAIFQNLKVLAICKCKELKSLFTIDVAECLFQLEDLCIEQCPRLDRVIEASNSLNSEITLPALKRLALIDLPVLTRFCTEGGNIETRCPSLEYLSVKNCIKFSYFANSHFSKKEIHFNDLDHLSSLEERWKEMHNQL
- the LOC101314371 gene encoding uncharacterized protein LOC101314371, whose protein sequence is MKGTQNNKDSGEKVIWDQMRSSTGNPLPGPGSQSPRATPKLLVWLILFVSVTYIVYTLKLVSNSRAACSDLDDPFSTPRHLATTSSLLTTNVTDDRTVQTVHREPEQTSVKHIVFGIAASAKLWSQRKNYIKLWYKPDTMRGIVWLDRAVANQTREGLPPIKISGDTSEFGYSNKQGHRSAIRISRIVSETLRLGLKDVRWFVMGDDDTVFITDNLVRVLRKYDHTQYYYIGSLSESHLQNIFFSYGMAYGGGGFAISYPLAKALSKMQDRCIQRYPGLYGSDDRMQACMAELGVPLTKELGFHQYDVYGNLFGLLAAHPVAPLVTMHHLDVVEPIFPNVTRVQALQRLMVPVKLDSAGIMQQSICYDKSRSWTISVSWGFAVQIFRGVFSPREMEMPSRTFLNWYRRADYTAYAFNTRPVSRNPCQKPFVFYLSKVKFNSTMNTTFSEYVQHRVPHPLCKWKMADPAAFEKVEVYKKPDPQLWNRSPRRNCCRVRNSKKKGTMVIDVGLCKEGEISEIATTV